The genomic region CCCGCCCTTCACGTTGAAGCTGAACCGCCCGGGCGCGTAACCGCGGATGTTCGACTCCGGGAGGCGGGCGAAGAGTTCGCGGATGGGGGTGAAGAGGCCGGTGTAGGTGGCCGGGTTCGAGCGCGGGGTGCGGCCGATGGGGCTCTGGTCGACGTCGATGACCTTGTCGAACAGGTCGATCCCCTCGATCGCGTCGTGCGCGCCGGGGACGAGCTTCGAGCGGTAGACCTCGCGCGCGAGGCGGCGGTAGAGGATCTGCTCGACGAGGGTGGACTTGCCGGAGCCGGACACGCCGGTCACGCAGATGAAGGTCCCGAGCGGGAACTCGACGTCGATCGCCCGCAGGTTGTGCTCGCGGGCGCCGCGCACGACGAGCCGGCCGTTGTCCGGGGCGCGGCGGCGTTCCGGGACGGGGATCTCGCGCTCTCTGCGCAGGTAGGCGGCGGTGAGCGAGCGTTCGTCGGCCAGGAGCCGGTCGATGTCGCCGGAGACGACGACTTCCCCGCCCTCGCGCCCGGCGCCCGGCCCCATGTCGACGATGTGGTCGGCGCGGCGGATCGTGAGTTCGTCGTGCTCGACGACGAGGACGGTGTTACCGAGGTCGCGCAGGGCGCCGAGCGTCTGCAGGAGCTTGCGGTTGTCGCGCGGGTGGAGGCCGATGCTGGGCTCGTCGAGCACGTAGAGGACGCCGACGAGGCGGCTCCCGATCTGGGTCGCGAGGCGGATGCGCTGGGCCTCGCCCCCGGAGAGGGTGCCGGCGGAACGCGCCAGGGTGAGGTAGCCGAGGCCCACGTGGTCGAGGAACTCGAGCCGCTCGACGACCTCCTTCAGGATCGGGACGCGGATCTCGGCCGCCTGGCCGCCGGCGGCGCGGGCGGCCTCGAGCCAGCCGCCGAGGAGCGGGCGGAGTTCGGCCACGGACTGCGCGGTGAGCGCGGGGAGGGAGAGTCCCTCCAGCGTGACGGCCCGGCTCTCGGGGCGCAGCCGGCCGCCCTCGCAGGCGAGACAGGTGGAGAGCGTCATGTACTCCTCGAGCGAGAGGCGCACGCGCTCGCTCGTCGTCTCGTGGTAGCGGCGCAGGGTGGCGGCGACCGCGCCTTCCCAGCCCACGTCGGTGTCGCCGTAGAGGATCGCCTCCTGCTGGTCCGCGTTCAGCTCGCCCCAGACGGTGTTGAGGTCGAAGTCCATCTTGCGCGCGAGCCGCGCGAGGGCGTGGCGGCGGGCGCCGAAGCTCGGCGTCCCCAGGGGGAGGAGGACGCCCTCGAGGATGGAGATCCGGTCGCCGCCCACGATGAGGTCGGCGTTGGGGACGCGCTGGGAGCCGAGGCCGTCGCACTCCGGGCAGGCACCGAAGGGAGAGTTGAAGGAGAACTGCCGGGGCTCGAGTTCCGGCATGCCGAGCCCGCAGCCCGGGCAGGCGTAGCGCTCGCTGAACAGGTGCCGCGCCTCCCCTCCGTCATCGGCGCCCCCGTCGAGGCCGACCTCGACGACGCCGTCGGCCATGCGGAGGGCGGTCGCCACGGAGTCCGCCAGCCGCTCGCGGTCGGAGGCGCGCACGACGAGCCGGTCCACGACGACGGAGATGTCGTGGTTCCGGCGCCGGTTCAGGAGGGGCGGGTCGGAGAGGTCGACGAGTTCGCCGTCCACGCGGGCGCGCACGAAGCCTTCGCTGAGCGTGCGCTCGAACAGGTCGCGGAACTCCCCCTTCCGTCCCCTGACGAGCGGGGCGCGGACCTCGATGCGGGCGCCGGCGGGCCAGCCGAGGATCTGCTGCGCGATCTCCGACGGGGACTGCGGGCGCACGGGGCGGCCGCACGAGGGACAGTGGGGGGTGCCGGCGCGGGCCCACAGGAGGCGGAGGTAGTCGTAGATCTCGGTGACGGTGCCGACGGTGGAGCGCGGGTTGCCGCCCGCGGTGCGCTGCTCGATCGCGATGGCGGGCGAGAGTCCCTCGATGACGTCGACGTCGGGCTTCTCCATGACGCCGAGGAACTGCCGGGCGTAGGCGGAGAGGGATTCGACGTAGCGGCGCTGCCCCTCCGCGTAGATGGTGTCGAAGGCGAGCGAGGACTTGCCGGAGCCGGAGAGCCCGGTGACGACGATGAGCCGGTCGCGCGGCAGTTCGACGTCGACGTCGCGGAGGTTGTGCTCCCGCGCCCCCCGCACGATGAGAGCGTTCGAGTCTTCCATAGCCCGGCATCGTAGGCGCGGGCGGCGCTCCCGCGCCAGTTTGGAAGCCCGGTGCGCGCGAGAGGGCCGGGCCGGCTACGTTGGTGAGGCGGGCCGTGGCGAGCGCCGGGATCCGGAGCCCGGTTGATGGCCCGTTGATGGCGCCGGGCATGTCTGGGGCGTCACGCTACTCCGGGTACGAGGTGGACGTTGTTGATCCGCAGATTCACGCGTAACGACCGCGACGCGGCCCTGGTTGCCGCGGTCGTGCAGGCGCTCGAGCCACGCTTCGAGGCCATCGAGCACCGCCTGGACGCCATGGACGGCCGCTTCGAAGCCATCGAAGGCCGTCTGGACGGCATCGACCGCCGCTTCGAAGCCATCGAGGGCCGCCTGGACGCCATGGACGGCCGCTTCGAGGCCATCGAAGGCCGTCTGGACGGCATCGACCGCCGCTTCGAAGCCATCGAAGGCCGCCTGGACGGGATGGACGGCCGCTTCGTGTCGATAGACCACCGTTTCGAGGCCATCGACAACCGCTTCGACGCGCTGGACGTGAAGTGGGAGGGCCGGTTCGTCGCTCTCGCCGACGAGATGTCCAAACTGCGGGTTGGCTACGCCGATGTCCGCGAGCACGTCGCCCGTCTGCATGAGAACGTCAATACGAGAATGGATGCGTTCAACACGCGGATGGATGGGTTCAACACGCGGATGGATGGGTTCGAGGCGCGACTCGACACGATGAGCCGGGAGATCGACGCGCGATTCGAAACGATGCGCGCGGAGATCGCCGCGCAGTTCACGGCCCTCTCCGAGACCGTGGTGCACGGGTTCAGCCGGCCGGAGCCCGCCTGACGGCTGTACCGTCCTCCTACCTGGGGATCACGCGGGTGATGCGGCCGTTGGGGTCGGCGAAGATCAGGGGGCCGTTCCAGATGTCGTCTCCGTAGGGGATCTTCGGGGCGGCCTCGAGGGCGCGGGCGAGGTCGGCGCTGGGGAGCCGGTAGGGTTCGGCGAATGTCGGATCGACTTCGTAGCCGAAATCCGCGAGCGACTGGATGGTGATCGCGCTCAGCGGTTCGGCCACGCCGAGGCTCTGGTACGGCCTCATGAGTTCCAGCGCGAGGACGGTGTCCCTCCAATGGCTGTTCCGCGATCCCTCACCGCCCCTGTTCTCCACGGGCACCTTTGCGCCCGGGTAGTCGGCGCCGCCGGCCGCATCGAACGCCGCGATGGCGAGCGGGCCCGTGAAGTGGGTGTCCGGTGTCGACGCCTCCGAGGCGGGGTTCCGGAGCAGGCCGACTCTTGGCCAGAGGGTGCCGAAGCCGAGCACATGCCCCATTTCGTGAACGATCACTTCCTCCAGGTCGCGGGCCTGGAGCTGATCGAAGTCGGCGGCGTCCATCGAGATCCGGCCGTACAGGGGCAGCGACGACGCGACCCGGACCCAGCAGGGCCCGGCGCGTCCCAGGGTCCCGAGCGGACCGTCGATTTCGACCACCGCCACCACGATCATCAGGTCGTCGATCGTCTCCACATGACGCTCGAATCTCGGGTCGCCGCCGCACCCCAGCGTCCGGTTCATCCGCGCGTCGGGGAGGTCCGTGGGCGCCAGGATCGCCATCCAGCGCTCCGCCGCCCGCTGGAACGCGGTCTCCTGGGCCCGGGTCATCGACGTGGCGAACACGAGTTCGATCTCGAATGGGGTCGCGGGAGGCACGACGGTCACTGAGAACGATATGGCGACGGCGGCCTCCTCCGGATCGGTCGCGGTCACCGTCACCAGCGCGACGCCGGCGGCGGCCGCGCGGATCGCCAGCGTCTCCCCGGAGACCGTGACCATCGCGACATCGGAACGGGACGAGGTCGCCGTGAAGGTGAGCGGGTCGCCGTCCGGGTCGCGGAAGTGGGCGGCCATGTCCACGGATGTCGTGTCGCCCTCGAACAGCGTCTGGGCCGGAATCGCGTCTCCGGCCTCCGGCGCCCGGTTCGGCACCGTGACCTCGAAGCGCTGCTCCGCGGTCAGGTCGTGTCCGTCGCGGGCCGTCACCGTGATCGTCGCCACGCCTTTCTCGAGCGCCGTGACCTCCACCGAGTCGCCCGACACGGAGACGGTAGCGACCTCCGTGTCCGACGAGGCCGCCGCGTAGGTGAGGGAGTCTCCGTCCGGGTCGCGGAAGAACGGGGACACGGCGACGGATTCCGTCTCGCCCACGGCGAGCGTCCGGGGCGGGAGCGTTTCGACGGCTTCCGGCGCGCGGTTCGGCACCGTGACCTCGAAGCTTTGCTCCGCTCCGGCGCCGTCCGGATCGCTCGCGGTCACCGTGACCGTCGCGACGCCGGCCGCGATTGCCTGGATCGTCAGCGTGGCCCCGGAGACCTCGACCGTCGCAACCTCGGAACTGGACGAGGTCGCCGCGTATGTGAGCGCGTCGCCGTCCGGGTCCCGGAAGTGGGCCGACGCGTCGACCGTCGCTGTTTCGTCCTTGAACAGCGTGTGGCCCGGGATCGAGTCCCCGACGGCGGGCGCCTGGTTCGGCACCGTGATCTCGAAGCTCTGCTGGGCGGTGAGACCCCGCGGATCGCGCGCGGTCACCGTGATCGTGGCGACCCCCCTGGCGGCGGCGGTGACCGTGACGGAGCTGCCGGACAGCGAAACGGTGACGACGCCCGCGTTCGACGATGCCGCCGTGTAGGACAGGGCGTCGCCGTCGGGGTCGCGGAAGTGGGCCGACGCGTCCACCGTCGCCGCCTCCCCGACGGGCAGCGTCTGCCCGGGGATCGTCCCCACCGCCTCCGGCGCGCGGTTCGGCGCGGGGACGGGCGCCGTGATGTCCGGTTCCCCATCGCCGCAGGCGGCGACCCACACGACGGCGGTCGCCGCCAGCGCGCGTACGCCCCGCGACTTCATCCGCGCGACCTCATCCCCACGACTTCACTCCGACGTGGGCGAACCGCGGCGGGCGCCGGCGAGG from Candidatus Palauibacter soopunensis harbors:
- a CDS encoding Ig-like domain-containing protein → MKSRGVRALAATAVVWVAACGDGEPDITAPVPAPNRAPEAVGTIPGQTLPVGEAATVDASAHFRDPDGDALSYTAASSNAGVVTVSLSGSSVTVTAAARGVATITVTARDPRGLTAQQSFEITVPNQAPAVGDSIPGHTLFKDETATVDASAHFRDPDGDALTYAATSSSSEVATVEVSGATLTIQAIAAGVATVTVTASDPDGAGAEQSFEVTVPNRAPEAVETLPPRTLAVGETESVAVSPFFRDPDGDSLTYAAASSDTEVATVSVSGDSVEVTALEKGVATITVTARDGHDLTAEQRFEVTVPNRAPEAGDAIPAQTLFEGDTTSVDMAAHFRDPDGDPLTFTATSSRSDVAMVTVSGETLAIRAAAAGVALVTVTATDPEEAAVAISFSVTVVPPATPFEIELVFATSMTRAQETAFQRAAERWMAILAPTDLPDARMNRTLGCGGDPRFERHVETIDDLMIVVAVVEIDGPLGTLGRAGPCWVRVASSLPLYGRISMDAADFDQLQARDLEEVIVHEMGHVLGFGTLWPRVGLLRNPASEASTPDTHFTGPLAIAAFDAAGGADYPGAKVPVENRGGEGSRNSHWRDTVLALELMRPYQSLGVAEPLSAITIQSLADFGYEVDPTFAEPYRLPSADLARALEAAPKIPYGDDIWNGPLIFADPNGRITRVIPR
- the uvrA gene encoding excinuclease ABC subunit UvrA, with the translated sequence MEDSNALIVRGAREHNLRDVDVELPRDRLIVVTGLSGSGKSSLAFDTIYAEGQRRYVESLSAYARQFLGVMEKPDVDVIEGLSPAIAIEQRTAGGNPRSTVGTVTEIYDYLRLLWARAGTPHCPSCGRPVRPQSPSEIAQQILGWPAGARIEVRAPLVRGRKGEFRDLFERTLSEGFVRARVDGELVDLSDPPLLNRRRNHDISVVVDRLVVRASDRERLADSVATALRMADGVVEVGLDGGADDGGEARHLFSERYACPGCGLGMPELEPRQFSFNSPFGACPECDGLGSQRVPNADLIVGGDRISILEGVLLPLGTPSFGARRHALARLARKMDFDLNTVWGELNADQQEAILYGDTDVGWEGAVAATLRRYHETTSERVRLSLEEYMTLSTCLACEGGRLRPESRAVTLEGLSLPALTAQSVAELRPLLGGWLEAARAAGGQAAEIRVPILKEVVERLEFLDHVGLGYLTLARSAGTLSGGEAQRIRLATQIGSRLVGVLYVLDEPSIGLHPRDNRKLLQTLGALRDLGNTVLVVEHDELTIRRADHIVDMGPGAGREGGEVVVSGDIDRLLADERSLTAAYLRREREIPVPERRRAPDNGRLVVRGAREHNLRAIDVEFPLGTFICVTGVSGSGKSTLVEQILYRRLAREVYRSKLVPGAHDAIEGIDLFDKVIDVDQSPIGRTPRSNPATYTGLFTPIRELFARLPESNIRGYAPGRFSFNVKGGRCEPCRGDGLVKIEMHFLPDVYVPCDICRGRRYNRETLEVLYRGRSIADVLAMSVDEALEFFDAVPSVKRRLGTLSDVGLGYVTLGQPATTLSGGEAQRVKLATELAKTSTGRTVYILDEPTTGLHFEDVRLLLRVLHRLADRGNTIIVIEHHMDVVKTADWVIDMGPEGGAGGGLVVAEGPPELVAATPGSHTGRHLTSLLPESSPKSSGTPAI